In one Saimiri boliviensis isolate mSaiBol1 chromosome 3, mSaiBol1.pri, whole genome shotgun sequence genomic region, the following are encoded:
- the LOC120367774 gene encoding small ribosomal subunit protein uS14-like gives MGHQQLYWSHPREFSQGCRSCRVCSNRHGLIQKYGLNMCRQCSRQYAKDIGFIKLD, from the coding sequence ATGGGTCACCAGCAGCTGTACTGGAGCCACCCGCGAGAATTCAGCCAGGGTTGTCGCTCTTGCCGAGTCTGTTCAAACCGACACGGTTTAATCCAGAAATATGGTCTCAATATGTGCCGCCAATGTTCCCGTCAGTACGCGAAGGATATAGGTTTCATTAAGTTGGACTAA